From the genome of Streptomyces sp. V2I9:
ATCCGTGGCACCCGGCCCTCGGCGCTTTCGGGCAGCAAAAAACCGCTGCCCCGCGAGCGAACTCGCGGGGCAGCGGCCTACATGGGGTGGTGGAGATGGCGGGAATCGAACCCGCGTCCAACGGTGCGGAACCAGGGCTTCTCCGAGTGCAGTTCGCTACGCTTTTCTCGGCCCCGGAGGTCACGCGAACAAGCCTCCGACAGGCCCAGCCACTGTTTGATTTCCTTCTCGGCCCCGTGGCCGGGCCGAGAAGTTTAGATCCCTAGTTGATGCCAGGATCCGGGTCGGGATCACCCCCGGGCTGACACTCCGCAGAGTCTTCGCTAGCTGCTAATTAGGCAGCGAGGGCGAAGGCGGAGGAATCGCGCTTGGAATTGGCGATTATTGTTTGCGACATATGGTTTACGAGATCATTGCCGCTTCCTCGACTCGCTTCCCCTGCTTCGACATCCGCTGTCGAAACCGATCATCCCCATGTTGATTTTTCAAAACGCGCACCTTCGCTGAGGTGCACGGCCCATCGTACGTGACCGACGCGGGACGATGCCAGCGCATTACCTCGCCCCGGTGCCACGGGCCGGGCTCGGAGCCCCGCCCGCCGTCCCGCCGGGGCCCGGTCAGGCGCTGCGCTGACGGCGGCGGACGGCCGCGATGGCGCGGTTCGTCTCCCGCGTGTCCTGCTTCTCGCGGAGCGTCTGCCGCTTGTCGTACTCCTTCTTGCCCTTCGCCAGCGCGATCTCGACCTTGACCCGGCCGTCCTTGAAGTACAGCGCGAGCGGCACGATCGTGTGGCCCGTCTCCTGGGACTTCGACTCCAGCTTGTCGATCTCGGCCCGGTGCAGCAACAGCTTGCGCTTGCGCTTGGCCGCGTGGTTGGTCCAGGTGCCCTGGACGTACTCGGGCACATGGATGTTGTGGAGCCACGCCTCGTGGTCGTCGATCTGGACGAACCCGTCGACCAGGGAGGCCCGCCCCATGCGCAGGGACTTGACCTCCGTACCCATGAGGACGAGACCGCACTCGTAGGTGTCGAGGATCGTGTAGTCGTGCCGCGCCTTCTTGTTCTGCGCGATCATCTTGCGCCCGGTGTCTTTTTCCTTCGCCATAGTGCGGTCATTTTCGCACTACGACCCACCCCCGAGGCCACTCAATACCGTCTCGGCCCGCTGCTGGGCCCGCTCGCGCACCACGAGGTCGGGGGTGATGCCCCTGCCGTCGACGGTCCGGCCGCCCGGTGTGCGGTAGTGGCCGACGGTCAGCTCGGCCACGGAGCCGCCCGGCAGCTTGCTCGGCATCTGCACGGAGCCCTTGCCGAAGGTCGGCGACCCGACGGTGACCGCCCGGCCGCGGTCCTGGAGCGCGCCCGTCAGCAGCTCGGCGGCGCTCATCGTGCCGCCGTCCACCAGGACGACGACCGGCCGGTCCGTGTCCCCGCCCTGGTCCGCGTAGAGCGCCTGCTGCTGACCACGCACGTCGTACGTGGCGACCAGCCCGCCGTCCAGGAAGGCGGAGGCGGCTATGACCGCCTCGGCGACCAGTCCGCCGGAGTTGGCCCGCAGGTCCAGGAGTATCCCGGCGTCGTCGGGTGCGTCCCGGACCGCGTCCCGGACGTCGGCCCCCGCCCCCTTCGTGAAGGCGGCGACCTTGATCAGCACCGCCGGGGAGGACGCCTCCCCCAGCCGCCGCACGGTGACCGCCTCGGTGGTCAGCCGGGCCCGCTCCAGGGTCCGCGTCCAGTTCCGCCCCGCGCGGGCCAGCCCCAGCTCCACCCGGCTGCCCTCGGCCGCTCCCGTACCGTCCCCGCGGAGCAGCGCCACGACCTCCGCGACGGGGCGCTTGCGGACCGCGCGGCCGTCCAGGGTGCGCAGCAGGTCGCCCGCCCGGATGCCGGCGCGGTGGGCGGGGCCGCCGGGCTGGACGCGGGAGACGGTGACATCTCCGTGGGCGGTGCGCCGGGCCGAGAGCCCGACCCCGGTGTACGAGCCGTCCAGAGCCTGCTCGAACTCCTCGTACTCCCGCTCGTCGTAGACCGCGCCCCAGCGGTCCCCGCTCCGGCTGACGACCTCCTCGGCGGCGTCCTTCACGGACTTGCCGTCCGCCTCGGCCTCGGCCGCGGCGTCCTCGATCTCCTCGCGGTCGACCGGGGCGACGGTGGAGGAGACGGCGCGGGTCTGCGGACCGGGCTCGGGGTCGGGGCCCTGCGGCAGCGAACCGGTCGCGGCGGCGGTGGCGAGAGCGCACCCGAAGATCAGAGTCAGGGCCGCCCCGCGGCACAGACCGCGGGGCCCGAAGCGCTGTGCGGAGCCGGACATGGCGACGAGTCTAGGACAAACCCCTTGGGGCGCACGGGAGATCACCCGTGCGCCCCAAGGGGCTTACGTCACACCTTCAGGTACTTGCGCAGCGCGAAGAGAGCGGCGACGGCGGGCATCAGCAGGCCGATGGCGAGCACCAGCGGAAGCTTGGTGAGGACCGCGTCCCAGCCGATGAAGTCGATCAGGTTCAGCTTCTCCTGGAGCGCGAGGCCGCCGTCGATCAGGAAGTACCGGCCTCCGAGCAGCATGGCGCAGGCCAGCACGCCGCCGATCAGGCCGGCGACGGCCGCCTCCATGATGAAGGGGGCCTGGATGTAGAAGCCGGAGGCTCCCACGAGGCGCATGATGCCCGTCTCACGCCTCCGGCTGAACGCGGAGACGCGCACGGTGTTGACGATCAGGATCAACGCGATGACGAGCATCAGGATCATCACGTAGATCGCGACGACGTTCATGCCGTTCATCAGCTCGAAGAGGTTGTCCAGGATCGACCGCTGGTCCTGGACGGACTGCACCCCGTCCCGTCCGGCGAAGGCCGTCGCGACGACCTTGTACTTCTGCGGGTCGTCCAGCTTCACGCGGAACGACTCCTGCATCTGGTCGGGCGTGATGTTGCCCGCCATCGGGGAGTCGCCGAACTGCTCCTGGTAGTGCTTGTACGCCTCGTCGACCGTCTCGAAGTGGACCGTCTCGACGGCGTCCATCTTCTCCAGGTCGGCCTTGATCTGGTCCTTCTGCTCCTTGGTGACAGCCCCCTTGGCGCACTTGGGCATGTCCTTGGCGTCGTTCTTGTTGCAGAGGAAGATCGAGACGTTGACCTTGTCGTACCAGTAGTCCTTCATCGTGCTGACCTGCTCGCGCATCAGCAGCGCACCGCCGAACAGGGCGAGCGAGAGGGCGACGGAGACCACGACCGCGAAGGTCATCGTGAGGTTGCGGCGGAGACCGACGCCGATCTCCGACAGGACGAACTGGGCGCGCATGGCGTCCTTTCAGTACTCGATGCTCGAAATGCACGAGGGGCCGAAGCCCCTCGGTCAGTGCTGGTAGCCGTAGACGCCGCGTGCCTGGTCGCGTACGAGACGGCCCTGCTCGAGCTCGATGACGCGCTTGCGCATCTGGTCGACGATGTTCTGGTCGTGGGTCGCCATGATCACGGTGGTGCCGGTCCGGTTGATCCGGTCCAGCAGCTTCATGATGCCGACGGAGGTCTGCGGGTCGAGGTTGCCGGTCGGCTCGTCCGCGATCAGCAGCATGGGGCGGTTGACGAAAGCGCGGGCGATGGCCACGCGCTGCTGCTCACCACCGGAGAGCTCGCCGGGCATCCGCTCCTCCTTGCCGCCCAGGCCGACGAGGTCGAGGACCTGCGGCACGGCCTTGCGGATCTCTCCGCGCGGCTTGCCGATGACCTCCTGCGCGAAGGCCACGTTCTCCGCGACCGTCTTGTTGGGCAGCAGCCGGAAGTCCTGGAAGACCGTCCCCAGTTGGCGGCGCATCTGCGGCACCTTCCAGTTGGAGAGCCGCGCGAGGTCCTTGCCGAGCACGTGGACCATGCCCGTGCTGGCGCGCTCCTCGCGCAGGATCAGTCGCATGAAGGTCGACTTGCCGGAGCCCGAGGACCCCACCAGGAAGACGAACTCACCCTTCTCGATGTCCAGAGAGACATCGCGCAGAGCCGGTCGGGTCTGCTTCGGGTAGGTCTTGGAGACGTTGTCGAATCGGATCACGAATGCACCACGGTCGGCCGGGAGTAGGTGAGCGTGACCATACGCGAACCGGGCTCACGCGTGCAGGCGGCGTCCGGCAATGGGCGTTTTATGGTGGATCGACCACCGGAACGAAACGGGGCGTGCCGGACCTTGTCCGGCGGGCCGCGCCGAAACCGCCGCGAGCTGGCACAGTGGTGGGGGGAACGGTCGCGTTCCCGTGAGCGTTGTGCGGAGAGAGACCAGGAACGGTTCCGCCGCGCGGGAGGAGGAGTGCGCATGACCTATGACCGACTGGTGTGCGCGAACTGCGCGTCCCCCGTCAGCGAGGGCCGCTGCCGCGTCTGCCGTGCCGTCCGGCAGCAGATGCTGGAGGAGCAGGACCAGGGTCCGCTGGCCGGGATGAGCCCGGCGATGCTGATCGCCCTGATGGTGGTGCTGCTGACGGCGCTCGCGCTGCTGGCCCACCAGGCCGCCTGATCCGGCCCGCACGGCACGTTCCTCCTCGGACCGCCGGCGGCCCGCCCCTGTCTAGTGCCCGCGGAACGTCGAGCGCCCGCGGAACGACGCGTACGTCCGTCTGAGCGGTCCGGGCGCACGAAAGGGTCCGGGAGGCTTGGTATGCCCTCCCGGACCCTTCTTCATGCTGTTCCGTACCGTGTACGGGCCTCGCTCGGACCCGCTACACGTCGGTACGGTCCACCGCGGTCCGCTCGGACCTAGGCGACCGTGCGACCGCCGCCGACCAGACGCGGCAGGATACGGAAGCCGATGCCGCCCGCGATCATCGTCGCGGCGCCGATGACCAGGAAGGTCGTCTCGGCCGCACCGGTCTCGGCGAGCTCTTCCTTGCCCTTGCTCTGCTCGACCGGCTTGTTGCCGACGCTGTCGGTGTCGGTGTTGTCGACGCACTCGACGCCGTCGAGGTCGACGGTGCAGCCGGCGTCGTCGCCACCGGTGGCGGAGCCGCCGCCGGTCGCGCTGGAGCCACCCTGGTCGCCGCCACCGACGCTGGAGCCGCCCTGGTCGCCGCCACCGATGTCGCCGCCACCCTGGTCGCCGCCACCCTGGTCGCCGCCACCCTGGTCGCCACCGCCCTGGTCGCCACCGCCCTGGTCGCCACCGCCCTGGTCGCCACCGCCCTGGTCGCCACCGCCCTGGTCGCCACCGCCCTGGTCGCCACCGCCCTGGTCGCCACCGCCCTGGTCGCCACCGCCCTGGTCGCCACCGCCCTGGTCGCCACCGCCCTGGTCGCCACCGCCCTGGTCGCCACCGCCCTGGTCGCCACCACCCTGGTCGCCACCACCCTGGTCGCCACCACCCTGGTCGCCACCACCCTGGTCGCCACCACCCTGGTCGCCACCACCCTGGTCGCCACCACCCTGGTCGCCACCACCCTGGTCGCCACCACCCTGGTCGCCACCACCCTGGTCGCCACCGCCGACGTCAGCGCCGCCGATCGGGTTGTCGTTGCCCTCGGAGGCTCCGCTGTCGTCCCCGCCCAGCACGTCCGCCTGGACCTCGACGTCGACGACACCGGTGTCCACACCGATGCCGACCGCCTGCGCCGCGCCGGCCGCGGTCAGCGAGGCGCCCGCGGCGATGACCGCGCCAGCGGCGATCCGCGCGACGCGCACACGCGTCTTCTTCGTCATGTGTTGCTACCCCCAGTAGCTGAATCTCGTCATGGAGCAGCGGTACGCGGGCCGCGGGGCCTGTGGGGCATCGCTCTCGGCAAGGCCACGTCGCACCGTGGTCACCCCGCCGCCCCCCTGGTTCGCACCCGTCCCGGACATACGCATGCTGCTCTAGCACCCTGGCCAGAGTTAAGGACTACGTCAAGGCCGTTCCGTGCACTAGGCGGCGATATGAGAGGTGTTGACGGCTATTCGGAAGCGGGACTGTGACGTACCGGGCACAGATGCCCCCGACGCGGAAAGGCCCGGACAGTCCTGTCCGGGCCCAACCTCCGTAGCGCTGAGGCTACTTCTCGCTCTGCTTGCGCCAGCGGATGCCGGCCTCGACGAAGCCGTCGATCTCACCGTTGAAGACCGCTTCGGGGTTGCCCATCTCGAACTCCGTACGCAGGTCCTTGACCATCTGGTACGGGTGGAGGACGTACGAACGCATCTGGTTGCCCCAGGAGTTGCCGCCGTCGCCCTTGAGCGCGTTCATCTTGGCCCGCTCCTCCTGGCGGCGGCGCTCGAGGAGCTTCGCCTGGAGGACGTTCATCGCGGACGCCTTGTTCTGGATCTGCGAGCGCTCGTTCTGGCAGGAGACGACGATGCCGGTGGGCAGGTGGGTCAGACGCACCGCGGAGTCCGTGGTGTTGACGCCCTGTCCGCCGGGGCCCGAGGAGCGGTAGACGTCCACGCGCAGCTCGGACTCGTCGACCTCGACGTGGTCGGTCTGCTCGACGACCGGCAGCACCTCGACGCCCGCGAACGACGTCTGGCGGCGGCCCTGGTTGTCGAAGGGCGAGATGCGCACCAGGCGGTGGGTGCCCTGCTCGACGGAGAGGGTGCCGTAGGCGTACGGGACCTGGACGGCGAAGGTGGTCGACTTGATGCCGGCCTCTTCGGCGTACGCGGTCTCGTAGACCTCGGTCTTGTAGTTGTGCCGCTCGGCCCAGCGGAGGTACATGCGCTGGAGCTTCTCCGCGAAGTCGGCGGCGTCGACGCCACCGGCCTCGGCGCGGACGGTCACCAGGGCCTCGCGCGCGTCGTACTCGCCGGAGAGGAGCGTGCGGACCTCCATCTCGTCCAGCGCCTTCTTCACCGACACCAGCTCGGCCTCGGCCTCCGCCCGGGCGTCGGCGTCGCCTTCGTCCTCGGCGAGCTCGAAGAGGACGGCGAGGTCGTCGATGCGGCCGCGCAGCGCCTCGGCCTTGCGGACCTCGGCCTGGAGGTGCGAAAGCTTGCTGGTGATCTTCTGGGCCGCCTCCGGGTCGTCCCAGAGGGACGGCGCCGCAGCCTGCTCCTCGAGCGCGGCGACTTCCGCCCTCAGCGCATCCAGGTCCAGGACGGCCTCGATCGACCCCATGGTCGAGGAGAGGGACTTCAGCTCTTCGGAAATATCGACGACTGCCACGGGTCCAGCGTAACGGCTGGACGGGTGAAGCTCGCCCTCCCCCGAGAACGGGCCGGAAACCGGCCCGCGGAAGCGGGGCGGTCAGGGGGTGGCCGGGGCCGAGTTCT
Proteins encoded in this window:
- the smpB gene encoding SsrA-binding protein SmpB, with the protein product MAKEKDTGRKMIAQNKKARHDYTILDTYECGLVLMGTEVKSLRMGRASLVDGFVQIDDHEAWLHNIHVPEYVQGTWTNHAAKRKRKLLLHRAEIDKLESKSQETGHTIVPLALYFKDGRVKVEIALAKGKKEYDKRQTLREKQDTRETNRAIAAVRRRQRSA
- a CDS encoding S41 family peptidase translates to MSGSAQRFGPRGLCRGAALTLIFGCALATAAATGSLPQGPDPEPGPQTRAVSSTVAPVDREEIEDAAAEAEADGKSVKDAAEEVVSRSGDRWGAVYDEREYEEFEQALDGSYTGVGLSARRTAHGDVTVSRVQPGGPAHRAGIRAGDLLRTLDGRAVRKRPVAEVVALLRGDGTGAAEGSRVELGLARAGRNWTRTLERARLTTEAVTVRRLGEASSPAVLIKVAAFTKGAGADVRDAVRDAPDDAGILLDLRANSGGLVAEAVIAASAFLDGGLVATYDVRGQQQALYADQGGDTDRPVVVLVDGGTMSAAELLTGALQDRGRAVTVGSPTFGKGSVQMPSKLPGGSVAELTVGHYRTPGGRTVDGRGITPDLVVRERAQQRAETVLSGLGGGS
- the ftsX gene encoding permease-like cell division protein FtsX → MRAQFVLSEIGVGLRRNLTMTFAVVVSVALSLALFGGALLMREQVSTMKDYWYDKVNVSIFLCNKNDAKDMPKCAKGAVTKEQKDQIKADLEKMDAVETVHFETVDEAYKHYQEQFGDSPMAGNITPDQMQESFRVKLDDPQKYKVVATAFAGRDGVQSVQDQRSILDNLFELMNGMNVVAIYVMILMLVIALILIVNTVRVSAFSRRRETGIMRLVGASGFYIQAPFIMEAAVAGLIGGVLACAMLLGGRYFLIDGGLALQEKLNLIDFIGWDAVLTKLPLVLAIGLLMPAVAALFALRKYLKV
- the ftsE gene encoding cell division ATP-binding protein FtsE, whose amino-acid sequence is MIRFDNVSKTYPKQTRPALRDVSLDIEKGEFVFLVGSSGSGKSTFMRLILREERASTGMVHVLGKDLARLSNWKVPQMRRQLGTVFQDFRLLPNKTVAENVAFAQEVIGKPRGEIRKAVPQVLDLVGLGGKEERMPGELSGGEQQRVAIARAFVNRPMLLIADEPTGNLDPQTSVGIMKLLDRINRTGTTVIMATHDQNIVDQMRKRVIELEQGRLVRDQARGVYGYQH
- a CDS encoding LPXTG cell wall anchor domain-containing protein, which translates into the protein MTKKTRVRVARIAAGAVIAAGASLTAAGAAQAVGIGVDTGVVDVEVQADVLGGDDSGASEGNDNPIGGADVGGGDQGGGDQGGGDQGGGDQGGGDQGGGDQGGGDQGGGDQGGGDQGGGDQGGGDQGGGDQGGGDQGGGDQGGGDQGGGDQGGGDQGGGDQGGGDQGGGDQGGGDQGGGDQGGGDQGGGDQGGGDQGGGDQGGGDIGGGDQGGSSVGGGDQGGSSATGGGSATGGDDAGCTVDLDGVECVDNTDTDSVGNKPVEQSKGKEELAETGAAETTFLVIGAATMIAGGIGFRILPRLVGGGRTVA
- the prfB gene encoding peptide chain release factor 2; the encoded protein is MAVVDISEELKSLSSTMGSIEAVLDLDALRAEVAALEEQAAAPSLWDDPEAAQKITSKLSHLQAEVRKAEALRGRIDDLAVLFELAEDEGDADARAEAEAELVSVKKALDEMEVRTLLSGEYDAREALVTVRAEAGGVDAADFAEKLQRMYLRWAERHNYKTEVYETAYAEEAGIKSTTFAVQVPYAYGTLSVEQGTHRLVRISPFDNQGRRQTSFAGVEVLPVVEQTDHVEVDESELRVDVYRSSGPGGQGVNTTDSAVRLTHLPTGIVVSCQNERSQIQNKASAMNVLQAKLLERRRQEERAKMNALKGDGGNSWGNQMRSYVLHPYQMVKDLRTEFEMGNPEAVFNGEIDGFVEAGIRWRKQSEK